Below is a window of Scylla paramamosain isolate STU-SP2022 chromosome 39, ASM3559412v1, whole genome shotgun sequence DNA.
tacgtaaaacaATCAATAACACTCagaacacgtttttggtaatgttttctatcaTACtattgtgttttccatgcttgtTAAGGTTTTGTTCCtagcacacacaaaaacagtcaaaagacacgtttctggaaatctcgtttccgttccccatatagggtgctttgcatgcattttagtattttggtagctaacaatgggaaatagaataaaatacaaatttttgctcatactgttttgtttctccatatagaacgctattcatgcgttttatttttttacctaagcTGAAAACAGTagtaatacacgttcctcgtaatttcattttgctttcccatatagggtactttccatgcattttagcctttttgtatataataagctcaaattttttttgtaatgttcttctctttctctaaaaagtgtgcatgctttttagtgttttggtacatagtaAGCTCAAACCGCGACGGTTCATGGGCCTACTCCACATGAACAAGGAACTGTGTAACTTTGAAGAAGTGTCGCGGCTTACCCTAACCTGCAGGCTTGCCCGGGGACTAGTAGGAGATTCCCTGTAACCAGTTGGGGGCAATAAGCAGCAGGAAAGGACTAATTAACAGTTCCGAAGAGCCAGGATAGGCCTAGCAAGCCACTGGTGTTACAGTTTTTGCTCAAGAAACGCAGAACGTGCCTCGGAATCGGACTGACCAAAGGGTAACGAACCGGAATGGAACTGGacatgaaaataggaaacaaaagacaataaagatTGCAACGATAAACTTGGCAACAttcaaggataaagaagaggaaataatagagatgatgaaggaaagaaagctggaAATCGTTGGATTATGTGAAACTAGAatcaaagggaaaggagaaaaaacattaaatgaaaattataagatcATATATAGTGGTAATGAGGATGGAAGACATGGGGTTGCTATAATGATGTCACCACTGATGGCAGAAAGGATGGACAGTATGGACtgcagaaatgagagagtgatGGGTATAACGTTAACTATAGAACAGACAAAAATTAGCATTATCCAAACATATGCTCCACAACAGGGCAGAAgtctgagggagaaagagcagtTTTATGAAACTCTACAGGAAATGACAGAAACaataagacatcacgagaatgTCATTGTCATGGGAGACATGAATGGACATGTCGGACAGAATAGAAATGGAGTAGAGCACGTCATCGGAGAGTTTAGCATTGGCGAAAGGaaccaggagggagaaagattaaTAGATTATTGTGTGATGAATAACATGTCCATTATGAATACTTATTATAAACATCAGGAGAGCCATAAATGGACATGGTATCGGTGGAATGCAGCACAACAAGGATATACTGAGAGGTCAATGATTGACCTGTTTCtcaccaacaagaaaaacatatttaaagATGTTAGGACCATACCATCTGTGTCCTTAGACTCTGACCACAGGTTGGTGGTGGCTaaattaaaaattgtaaaaccaaaggaaaaagtcaagaaaaagcaaaagagattcaaactggaaaacctcaaggacgaagagaagaagcaagcacTACGGCAACtggtaacattacgaaaaccaaccgaactggaattggaagaaatgaaggtagaagaacaatggaataaattcaagaacactgtgtatggggcagctgaggagacagttggtattaaaatcaaatatggaaccaaaaagaaaagtactgcatggtggacttatgatgttaaggaagcagtcaaagaaaaaacaagatctttcagaaaatggatgaaaacaagaaacattgaagatagagaagattacgtagataaacgaaaCAGTGCAGAAGCAACCAAAAGAGCAGCCAAGGAGGACATGTGGATCAAGATTGGTCAAGAtctagagagagacgtagaaggaacaagaaaattattgtatagcatggctaagaactataggaaaggaaatagcgaatcaacatatgcaataatgaacaaaacaggagaactactaacaaaaccacaggagattgaagaaagatggagagaatacttccaagaacttctaaatgtggaggatgtggaagtggatgaagagcggaatctagatatacagggagaacaaggagagaacccaaatgagatcagtatagaggaagtgaaggaggcactaaagaagatgagaagcggCAAAGCCCCGGGGGACGACGAGCTCCCTATAGAGCTATTTAAAGCTGCtggggaagaatgtgtagagtggatgaggtacattttcagtaatgcgtggaaagaggagaaagtgccccatgactggcacaaagcaatagtatgtctaatatataagaaaggcagtaaaacagattgtgcaaattatagaggtatatccctgttatctcatgttggaaaattgtatgaaagaatagttgagaaaagattaagaacctgtgtcgaggagaaactaggaatatggcagtatggtttcaggcccaataggagcacgacagatctagtgttcactttaaagatgataatggagaagagttgggagtggagcattgataaatatgtggcttttatagatctggaaaaagcctttgatagaattagaagagattgcttgtggagagtcttacaacatcaagactacggcataaactctaaactgatacgagtaattaagagtatatataagaacacggagagcagagtcaagaacagagagctggagaatgaatggtttagcattaagacaggagtgagacaagggggagtgctctctcctttgctattcattatatacatggacagatgcctgaaggaagtgcgtgtaagggaggataaagagatcacgctggcatatgcagacgatgtcgctgtcgtgacaggaagccaacaagatcttcaagaggccatgacaagatggaatgatgtcttgaatagggaaggaatgataatgaacaaacaaaaaacagaaataatgaaagttggcagaataaaggaggaatgtaatatttacatagaaaacgttaaactgaagcagaccgacaaattttgttatctgggagtacttttcgacgaggaaaacagacagaatatagaaattttaaatagaatacagaagtacaatgcaaatgtcagtgcattgtatcccatacttaaagataagaatattccaacaaaagctaaaaccataatatttacaacaatactaagaccagtacttctat
It encodes the following:
- the LOC135092308 gene encoding craniofacial development protein 2-like is translated as MSPLMAERMDSMDCRNERVMGITLTIEQTKISIIQTYAPQQGRSLREKEQFYETLQEMTETIRHHENVIVMGDMNGHVGQNRNGVEHVIGEFSIGERNQEGERLIDYCVMNNMSIMNTYYKHQESHKWTWYRWNAAQQGYTERSMIDLFLTNKKNIFKDVRTIPSVSLDSDHRLVVAKLKIVKPKEKVKKKQKRFKLENLKDEEKKQALRQLGEQGENPNEISIEEVKEALKKMRSGKAPGDDELPIELFKAAGEECSYGVPPGFGALNSFTDPESSCSFGFSIPLEWGPSG